In Vibrio hippocampi, a single genomic region encodes these proteins:
- a CDS encoding TAXI family TRAP transporter solute-binding subunit, whose amino-acid sequence MRNMAVRISTVILALGVSLTAYADNYTIGTGSQSGTYYPLGGTLAKLWGEQIPDFTMRAEVTAGSVENSIKVAQNKQLAGIAMGSVVLKAYQGTKPFPAKMDVAVVTALYPNVVHFMVPADSDIQSVTDLKGKRVSLGAPGSGTRNSAIAILDALGIKEDDLKAQSLNYTATTNALANGQIDAGVIVGSLGVGAVTELALTRDIRMLSFTPEQLAAISKAMPSHQSIEIPADSYRNVPAFTTAAVWNVLLVNKNADEDLVYSMTKTMFENIDTVRQNIKATSYTTLDNMQKLSGVPLHPGAMKYLKEHQ is encoded by the coding sequence ATGAGAAATATGGCAGTTCGGATCAGCACAGTGATCCTGGCTCTAGGCGTATCTCTGACCGCTTACGCAGACAACTACACCATAGGAACGGGCAGCCAAAGTGGTACCTATTACCCATTGGGTGGCACACTTGCTAAACTTTGGGGAGAACAAATTCCAGACTTTACCATGCGTGCCGAAGTCACGGCGGGTTCGGTTGAAAACAGCATTAAAGTGGCGCAAAACAAACAGCTTGCGGGCATTGCTATGGGCAGTGTAGTACTCAAGGCTTACCAAGGGACAAAACCTTTCCCTGCGAAAATGGACGTTGCTGTGGTCACTGCACTCTATCCCAACGTGGTCCACTTTATGGTGCCTGCCGACTCTGATATTCAAAGTGTCACCGACCTCAAAGGAAAACGCGTATCGCTGGGTGCGCCGGGCTCTGGTACGCGCAATAGCGCCATCGCCATTCTTGATGCTCTCGGTATCAAAGAAGATGACTTAAAAGCACAAAGCCTCAACTATACCGCGACGACCAATGCGCTCGCCAACGGACAGATCGACGCTGGTGTTATCGTCGGAAGCTTAGGCGTTGGCGCCGTGACCGAGTTAGCACTCACCCGTGATATTCGTATGCTTTCATTTACACCCGAGCAGCTTGCCGCCATCTCCAAAGCGATGCCGTCTCATCAATCCATCGAGATCCCAGCCGACAGCTATCGCAATGTTCCTGCCTTTACCACCGCAGCGGTTTGGAACGTACTGCTTGTCAACAAAAACGCCGACGAAGACTTGGTTTATTCAATGACTAAAACCATGTTTGAAAACATTGACACCGTTCGCCAAAACATTAAGGCAACGAGTTATACCACCCTCGACAATATGCAGAAACTCAGTGGAGTACCACTTCACCCAGGGGCAATGAAATACCTAAAAGAACATCAATAA
- a CDS encoding HlyD family type I secretion periplasmic adaptor subunit: MEIANEIQSKNRRLITRSLVIIVITFGGFFGWSWFATLESAAIAPGIVVVESKRKSIEHLEGGIVAAVYVNEGDVVKPGAALIKIADTSSASRLKQSRLAWMSRKIEYMRLLAERKDEPSFSPKIDRELTRGIELEVETLAANQQSLFLSRANIRQQEHAIISSRLLNARDRQKFVARMLKQNENARRYLLQEINMHATLLQDGYTSKIKLLELKRSRVLLESEIISVQADLASSQQSAIELEQQLNAISQRNRSEIENMIAEVKNDLIIAEADLKLAIDTQQRSIVTSPVNGIVKSITVNAIGEVVSPGEVIMEVVPDQDGLVVEAIVAPVDIDMVQLGQKALIRLSALNYNKVPPVHGEVIFVDADINENAQGEKTGFKVKVKLDPADVENSEDIQLYPGMPAEVYVLLEKKRPLDFLLDPLRTSLLRAFRES, translated from the coding sequence ATGGAAATAGCGAACGAAATTCAATCAAAAAATCGACGACTCATCACACGTAGTCTGGTTATTATTGTGATCACTTTTGGCGGTTTTTTTGGCTGGAGTTGGTTTGCGACATTAGAATCGGCGGCAATCGCTCCGGGTATTGTGGTTGTTGAAAGTAAACGCAAGAGCATTGAGCACCTTGAGGGGGGAATTGTCGCTGCAGTGTATGTCAATGAGGGCGATGTTGTTAAACCGGGAGCGGCGTTAATAAAAATCGCCGATACGTCATCTGCGAGTCGACTCAAACAATCAAGACTGGCTTGGATGAGTAGGAAAATTGAATACATGCGTTTGCTGGCTGAACGCAAAGACGAACCTTCTTTTTCTCCAAAAATCGATCGGGAATTGACCAGAGGGATAGAACTAGAAGTTGAGACATTGGCAGCGAACCAGCAATCGTTGTTTTTAAGTCGCGCCAATATCCGCCAACAAGAGCATGCCATTATCAGTTCGCGCTTACTAAATGCACGTGACAGACAAAAGTTTGTTGCGCGCATGCTAAAGCAGAATGAGAACGCAAGACGTTATCTGTTGCAAGAAATCAATATGCACGCCACCTTGCTCCAAGACGGTTATACCTCAAAGATTAAACTGTTGGAGCTGAAACGATCCCGAGTGCTATTGGAGTCTGAAATTATTTCAGTGCAAGCGGATCTGGCTTCTTCTCAACAATCTGCAATTGAACTCGAACAACAACTCAATGCTATTAGCCAGCGCAACCGTTCAGAAATTGAAAATATGATTGCCGAGGTAAAAAACGACCTGATTATTGCGGAGGCTGACCTTAAACTCGCCATTGATACACAGCAGCGCTCTATTGTAACCAGCCCTGTGAATGGCATTGTAAAAAGCATTACCGTCAACGCCATTGGTGAGGTCGTTTCTCCCGGTGAAGTGATTATGGAAGTGGTGCCCGATCAAGATGGCTTGGTGGTGGAAGCGATTGTTGCTCCGGTGGATATTGATATGGTGCAATTAGGACAAAAAGCCTTGATACGCTTGTCGGCATTGAACTATAACAAGGTGCCGCCAGTTCATGGTGAGGTGATTTTTGTCGACGCAGATATCAATGAAAATGCCCAAGGTGAAAAGACCGGCTTTAAGGTTAAAGTGAAGCTTGATCCTGCGGATGTAGAAAATAGTGAGGATATACAGCTGTACCCCGGTATGCCAGCTGAGGTATACGTTCTGCTTGAGAAAAAACGTCCCCTTGATTTTTTATTGGATCCATTACGAACCAGTTTGCTAAGAGCGTTTAGAGAAAGCTAG
- a CDS encoding LysR family transcriptional regulator, with translation MNNDIPNFNLLAIFAAVMEQGSFSQAAEHLNTNQSTISTALARLKKQVGQELFVRKGRGVVPTSYSESLYAQIQQPITQLNDIFQGLGDFDPEHSQRQFVITAPEHLQWVLLDQFAKRKNQGIALEVYDQPDNDAQLYEELLTQKYDLMIDIIPPEHPGIVSQPLYQGEFVVVCSRQHPRIQGELTEQQYMAENHALLARKRNHLRSLNLYTKLDLSKRKAVYHGRSLFNNMMLCSQSDCLTAVPTSMALQFQERLQLQIFYPPFEAKPITNYLIWLKKFDHDPAHKWLRNELITLSGKIDHFIQTQWKHN, from the coding sequence ATGAATAACGACATCCCCAATTTTAATTTGTTGGCAATCTTTGCCGCAGTGATGGAACAAGGCAGTTTTAGCCAAGCAGCGGAACATCTTAATACGAATCAGTCGACCATCAGTACCGCTTTGGCGCGCTTAAAGAAACAGGTAGGGCAGGAATTATTTGTTCGTAAAGGAAGAGGGGTCGTTCCAACTAGTTACTCGGAAAGTCTGTATGCTCAGATTCAGCAGCCTATTACGCAGCTTAACGACATCTTTCAAGGCTTGGGCGACTTTGATCCTGAACATAGCCAGCGTCAGTTTGTGATTACCGCACCAGAACATTTGCAATGGGTACTTCTTGATCAATTTGCTAAGCGAAAAAATCAAGGGATTGCATTAGAGGTCTATGATCAACCGGACAATGACGCTCAATTGTATGAAGAGTTGCTAACGCAAAAATATGACCTGATGATCGATATTATTCCGCCAGAGCATCCAGGCATTGTGAGCCAACCACTTTATCAAGGCGAGTTTGTTGTGGTATGCAGTCGCCAGCATCCACGCATTCAAGGAGAACTCACTGAACAACAATATATGGCAGAAAACCATGCGCTATTGGCAAGAAAACGAAATCATCTGCGTAGCTTAAATCTGTATACCAAGCTGGATCTTTCCAAGCGCAAAGCGGTTTACCATGGGCGCTCACTGTTTAACAATATGATGCTGTGTAGTCAATCGGACTGCTTGACCGCTGTTCCCACTTCTATGGCACTGCAATTTCAAGAGCGTTTGCAGTTACAAATTTTTTATCCGCCTTTTGAAGCAAAGCCGATTACGAATTACCTTATTTGGCTCAAGAAGTTTGATCATGATCCTGCGCATAAATGGTTAAGAAACGAGTTGATTACTCTATCGGGCAAGATTGATCATTTTATTCAGACTCAGTGGAAACACAATTAA
- a CDS encoding alkyl sulfatase dimerization domain-containing protein, producing MKNSYNKMLLASVISTALLSASFAHATPTTQATSQVGHPLRTSSAPQYQNIDLDSRYQSKQLFEHESNLFWGKGERIKVLSQTGQSLAYTQASDHVHPILTKHSRKMQQAIIQVDDNVYLGYGFGLDTPVMIEGDDGIIIIDPGESVQMAQAVKAQFRQITQKPVKAIIYSHNHIDHISGVRAWATDAQVNAGEIQIIAQEGLTAAVANWSSNLGTLFGHRTSYTGAKHVEEGEHGTVNDGLGPRFMQGDISFIEPNVVFKDRLDTTIAGVEMQIVNVPSETKDEIVVYLPNQKILHAAEVLQGENFPNLHSIRGTKFRDPSMWFKGIDIMRQFDTEVMINSHGRPVEGKAAVSNVLTAYRDAIQFTHDQTIRYMNKGMTPDELVEVVKLPEHLAHHPWLGEHYGTVAHAVRQIYVGYNGFFEADPWQLEPMAYEQRAKAFVEIMGGRNNIISTAKAAIQASNYTFAAEILSYPITVNKQDMEARSLKAQAYKAWAAEQVNINWRNWALNAAAELEGTRDFSNLISFASADVLTALPSVQIFDMMTSTLIAEKTLDVNMALTYRFTDTQESYTIEIRNGIAQLHHQALSSSDVEIVTTRQVLNQILLAGTNAQQVIGQTMQTGEFKFATGNIQGFGQFMGYFDQPLSPEELMLIVR from the coding sequence ATGAAAAATAGCTACAATAAAATGCTACTCGCTAGTGTCATCTCTACCGCACTCTTGAGTGCATCGTTTGCTCATGCAACACCAACCACGCAAGCCACATCTCAGGTTGGTCACCCACTCCGTACCAGTTCCGCGCCTCAATATCAAAATATCGACCTTGATTCACGCTATCAAAGCAAACAACTGTTTGAACATGAATCCAACCTTTTCTGGGGTAAAGGCGAGCGTATCAAGGTATTGTCTCAAACGGGTCAATCATTAGCTTATACTCAAGCCTCTGATCACGTGCACCCGATTCTGACCAAACACAGCCGTAAGATGCAACAAGCCATTATTCAGGTCGATGATAATGTCTATCTCGGTTACGGTTTTGGTCTCGATACCCCGGTAATGATTGAAGGTGATGACGGTATTATCATCATTGACCCCGGCGAATCGGTGCAAATGGCTCAAGCAGTTAAGGCGCAATTTCGTCAAATTACCCAAAAGCCAGTAAAAGCGATCATTTACTCTCACAACCATATCGACCATATTTCTGGAGTTCGTGCTTGGGCTACTGATGCACAAGTTAACGCGGGAGAGATCCAGATCATTGCTCAAGAGGGCTTAACGGCGGCAGTGGCTAACTGGTCTTCAAACCTTGGAACTCTGTTTGGTCACCGTACTTCCTACACTGGCGCTAAGCACGTTGAAGAGGGTGAACACGGTACTGTTAATGATGGTTTAGGTCCTCGATTTATGCAGGGCGACATCTCGTTCATCGAGCCAAATGTTGTGTTTAAGGACCGCTTAGATACGACCATTGCCGGCGTTGAGATGCAAATTGTCAATGTGCCATCAGAAACCAAAGATGAAATCGTCGTCTATTTACCTAATCAGAAAATTCTGCATGCGGCAGAGGTACTGCAAGGCGAAAACTTCCCGAACCTTCATTCGATTCGCGGCACTAAATTCCGTGACCCATCGATGTGGTTTAAGGGCATCGATATCATGCGCCAGTTTGATACGGAAGTAATGATCAACTCACATGGACGACCTGTTGAAGGCAAAGCTGCCGTCAGCAACGTATTAACCGCCTATCGTGACGCGATTCAATTTACCCATGACCAAACCATTCGTTACATGAATAAAGGCATGACTCCGGATGAATTAGTAGAGGTGGTAAAACTCCCAGAGCATCTTGCTCACCACCCTTGGCTCGGCGAGCACTATGGCACCGTTGCTCATGCTGTACGTCAGATCTATGTGGGCTATAACGGTTTTTTTGAAGCGGACCCATGGCAGCTCGAGCCAATGGCCTACGAGCAAAGAGCCAAAGCCTTTGTCGAAATCATGGGTGGACGAAATAACATTATTTCAACCGCAAAAGCGGCGATTCAGGCATCAAACTATACTTTCGCTGCCGAGATCTTAAGCTACCCTATTACGGTTAACAAACAAGATATGGAAGCTCGTAGCCTCAAAGCGCAAGCCTATAAAGCATGGGCGGCCGAGCAAGTGAACATCAACTGGCGTAACTGGGCGTTAAATGCAGCGGCTGAGCTCGAAGGCACAAGAGATTTTTCAAACCTTATTAGCTTCGCATCAGCCGATGTATTGACGGCACTACCGAGTGTTCAGATCTTCGATATGATGACCTCTACGTTGATTGCCGAGAAAACACTGGATGTCAATATGGCGCTGACCTACCGTTTTACCGACACTCAAGAGTCATACACCATTGAGATTCGTAACGGTATTGCTCAATTGCACCACCAAGCTCTCTCCTCTTCAGATGTAGAAATCGTCACTACTCGCCAGGTACTTAACCAGATCTTGCTGGCTGGTACTAATGCTCAGCAAGTGATCGGTCAGACGATGCAGACAGGTGAATTTAAGTTTGCAACCGGTAATATTCAAGGTTTCGGACAGTTTATGGGTTATTTTGACCAACCCCTGTCTCCAGAAGAGTTGATGCTGATAGTACGCTAA
- the cls gene encoding cardiolipin synthase, which yields MDKVYHFFTLAMIGLYWLLVAGVTFRVVLKRRAVSVSLAWLMVIYIIPIVGVVCYFLFGELNLGRKRAERAKMMFNPFGEWFYLLNNCNAHKRDGLGTHISKIDRLCNNRMGIPALVGNELQLHTTPQESLLSVINDIKQAKHSIRMVFYIWHPGGLADSVAAALIQARKRDVQVKVLLDSAGSVTFFRSHWAKMMRDAGIELVEGLEVSPWRLFLRRLDLRQHRKIVVIDDEVAYTGSMNMVDPAYFKQNSGVGQWIDIMVRVEGPTVNVLSAIHGWDWEVETGDRQLPALPECDINIPDDSKPIQVVPSGPGMPDQLIGQVLKLAMHQAEQSVRITTPYFVPSADLLDTIKTTAQRGVKVDLIIPKHNDSLMVQWASRAFYSDLLSCGVNIYEFDGGLLHTKSVVIDNLFCLVGTVNMDMRSLWLNFEVTLAVEDPSFTYQMYQLQTEYIEQSELLSHNQWEKRSLYHRFFERVFYLFNPLL from the coding sequence ATGGACAAGGTCTACCACTTTTTTACCCTTGCTATGATTGGACTCTACTGGCTATTGGTCGCTGGTGTTACTTTCCGAGTTGTACTCAAGCGCCGCGCCGTCAGCGTTTCACTGGCGTGGTTAATGGTGATTTATATCATTCCTATTGTTGGTGTGGTGTGTTACTTCTTATTTGGCGAGCTTAACCTCGGTCGCAAACGTGCCGAACGCGCCAAAATGATGTTCAACCCTTTTGGTGAATGGTTCTACCTGCTCAACAATTGCAATGCTCATAAACGTGATGGACTTGGAACCCATATTTCAAAGATCGATAGACTGTGTAACAACCGTATGGGGATTCCCGCCTTGGTTGGCAATGAGTTGCAGCTCCACACCACGCCTCAAGAAAGCTTGTTATCCGTGATCAATGATATTAAGCAGGCGAAGCACAGCATTCGCATGGTGTTTTATATCTGGCACCCCGGCGGGTTGGCAGACTCGGTTGCAGCGGCACTGATTCAAGCCCGCAAACGAGACGTGCAGGTTAAGGTGCTATTGGACTCCGCTGGCAGCGTGACTTTTTTCCGCAGTCACTGGGCTAAGATGATGCGTGATGCGGGTATCGAGTTGGTCGAAGGGTTGGAAGTGTCACCTTGGCGTTTATTCTTACGCCGACTCGATCTGCGCCAACACCGAAAAATCGTCGTTATTGATGATGAAGTTGCCTACACCGGCTCAATGAATATGGTCGACCCTGCTTACTTCAAGCAAAACTCTGGTGTGGGTCAATGGATTGATATCATGGTGCGTGTGGAAGGACCCACCGTTAATGTGCTTTCCGCAATCCATGGTTGGGATTGGGAAGTCGAGACTGGAGATCGACAATTGCCCGCATTACCTGAATGCGATATCAACATTCCCGATGACTCCAAACCTATTCAAGTCGTTCCTTCTGGACCCGGTATGCCAGATCAACTGATTGGTCAGGTGTTAAAGTTAGCCATGCATCAAGCAGAGCAGTCGGTTCGCATAACCACGCCCTACTTTGTGCCCAGTGCCGACCTACTCGATACCATTAAAACCACCGCTCAGCGCGGCGTCAAAGTGGACTTAATCATCCCAAAACACAATGACTCTTTGATGGTGCAATGGGCTTCTCGAGCTTTCTATTCCGATCTGCTTTCATGTGGTGTCAATATCTACGAGTTTGATGGCGGCTTGCTACACACAAAATCCGTTGTGATCGATAATCTGTTTTGCTTAGTCGGTACCGTCAATATGGACATGCGCAGCCTATGGCTCAACTTTGAAGTGACCCTTGCGGTGGAAGATCCCAGTTTCACCTATCAAATGTATCAATTACAGACCGAGTATATCGAGCAGTCTGAACTGCTTAGCCACAACCAGTGGGAGAAGAGAAGTCTTTATCACCGATTCTTCGAGCGTGTGTTCTATCTGTTTAATCCGCTGCTCTGA
- a CDS encoding OmpP1/FadL family transporter, translating into MKKPLLALLLSSPNVFAAGHMLPELGSLNASTAGAGSAALAESALTSWTNPAAMSELETTQLSTNLAALATDVKFTDYTDKQEVDRRIDAGSTAPIASLYFVTPINDKFHAGLAFASQGGTGIDYGDNFSGARLLQDVEFMTLQLMPSISYKVNQKLAIAASVNLEYLTANGTLDPIANIGSSVLDAEADDFTVGYSLSAFYKFNDKHRIGMLYRSEIDHYGEGHGEQSDGDLNLDVGLKFTMPQHLQMSGVHQVDRRWDMLWSVTWYDFSTWKDLTIDVNGNPIKIVDRNFDDIWTFAIGTHFQLNKQWRLESGVSYETSPQDDAQHQYIDLPVGSTRRLGLGFTYTVNPQWTLRGYYDYIDLDTPKIDYQGLVNISGQYDNSAHYVGLQVNYSFL; encoded by the coding sequence ATGAAAAAACCTCTTCTCGCATTGCTGCTATCAAGCCCAAATGTCTTTGCCGCTGGTCACATGCTACCAGAGCTAGGCTCTTTAAATGCTAGTACTGCTGGCGCAGGTAGTGCAGCTCTCGCAGAAAGTGCCCTTACATCATGGACCAACCCTGCTGCGATGTCTGAATTAGAGACCACGCAGTTAAGCACCAACCTTGCCGCATTGGCGACTGACGTTAAATTTACCGACTACACGGACAAACAAGAAGTCGACAGACGCATTGACGCTGGCAGCACAGCACCGATTGCTAGCCTGTACTTTGTGACTCCAATCAATGACAAATTTCATGCAGGCTTAGCCTTCGCCTCCCAAGGGGGAACCGGTATCGACTATGGCGATAACTTTTCCGGCGCGCGTTTATTGCAAGATGTGGAATTTATGACCTTACAATTGATGCCTTCAATATCCTACAAAGTGAATCAAAAACTCGCGATAGCAGCATCGGTTAACCTTGAGTACCTGACCGCTAATGGCACACTGGATCCCATCGCCAACATTGGCAGCAGTGTACTCGACGCAGAAGCTGACGACTTTACTGTGGGATATTCGCTTAGCGCGTTCTACAAGTTTAATGACAAACATCGAATCGGTATGCTGTATCGATCTGAGATCGATCACTACGGTGAAGGGCATGGAGAGCAGAGTGACGGCGATTTAAACCTAGATGTTGGGCTTAAATTTACCATGCCGCAGCACCTACAAATGAGCGGAGTTCATCAGGTAGATCGTCGCTGGGATATGCTTTGGAGTGTAACTTGGTATGATTTTTCAACTTGGAAAGATCTGACCATCGATGTCAACGGCAATCCAATCAAGATTGTCGACCGCAATTTCGACGATATCTGGACCTTTGCTATTGGTACTCATTTTCAGCTAAATAAACAATGGCGATTAGAGTCGGGCGTCAGCTACGAAACGTCTCCGCAAGACGACGCTCAACATCAATACATTGATCTACCCGTCGGGTCGACGCGTCGCCTTGGTCTAGGCTTCACTTATACCGTTAATCCACAATGGACCCTTCGTGGATATTACGACTACATTGATTTGGATACGCCAAAAATTGATTATCAAGGATTAGTGAATATTAGCGGTCAGTATGACAACTCTGCGCACTATGTGGGTTTACAGGTCAATTACAGTTTCTTGTAA
- a CDS encoding cystathionine beta-lyase yields the protein MSENKKTQFITAGRDKKWTNGVVNPPVQRASTIVFETVAEKHKATVNRQNKTLFYGRRGTNTHFALQDAMTQIEGGAGCALYPCGTAAISNAILSFVETGDHILMVDTCYEPTRDFCDTIMKKMGIETTYFDPMIGAGISELIRPNTKILFLESPGSITMEVQDVPGMASIAHQHDVIVMLDNTWGAGVNFSPFEHGVDISIQAATKYIVGHSDVMLGTAVASEKYWDQLREQSYLMGQCVSPDDAYLGLRGIRTLDVRLKQHAQNSLKVAQWLATRPEVDHVRHPALETCPGHEYFARDFTGGNGLFSFVLKTSYPRATTALLDGMRHFSMGYSWGGFESLILANEPKSFESLRTVANPNFTGTLIRLHIGLEDIDDLIADLEAGLARYNALITEKQTT from the coding sequence ATGTCAGAAAATAAAAAAACCCAATTCATTACCGCTGGTCGCGATAAAAAATGGACCAATGGTGTCGTCAACCCGCCTGTACAGCGCGCCTCAACCATCGTATTTGAAACCGTTGCAGAAAAACACAAAGCCACGGTTAATCGTCAAAACAAGACGCTATTTTATGGTCGCCGAGGCACTAATACCCATTTCGCCTTACAAGATGCGATGACACAGATCGAGGGTGGCGCTGGTTGTGCCCTCTATCCTTGCGGCACCGCGGCGATTTCTAACGCCATCTTGTCCTTTGTTGAGACGGGCGATCACATCCTGATGGTCGATACCTGCTACGAGCCGACGCGTGATTTTTGTGACACCATCATGAAGAAAATGGGCATTGAAACTACCTACTTTGACCCTATGATTGGCGCGGGCATTAGTGAGCTTATTCGCCCCAACACTAAGATCCTATTCTTAGAATCCCCTGGCTCTATCACGATGGAAGTGCAAGATGTCCCCGGTATGGCGAGCATCGCACATCAACACGATGTAATCGTCATGCTCGACAATACTTGGGGGGCTGGTGTGAATTTCTCGCCTTTTGAACATGGCGTTGATATATCAATTCAAGCGGCAACAAAATATATTGTGGGTCACTCGGACGTCATGCTTGGTACCGCAGTCGCATCGGAGAAATACTGGGATCAACTCAGAGAGCAGAGTTACCTTATGGGGCAGTGCGTCTCGCCAGACGATGCCTATTTGGGTCTGCGCGGGATCAGAACGTTAGATGTGCGTCTAAAACAACACGCACAGAACAGCCTAAAAGTCGCTCAGTGGCTTGCAACTCGCCCAGAGGTGGATCATGTGCGCCACCCCGCATTAGAAACCTGCCCTGGACATGAATATTTTGCGCGCGACTTTACGGGCGGAAACGGTCTCTTCTCATTTGTACTCAAAACCAGTTACCCGAGAGCAACCACCGCACTACTTGATGGTATGCGTCACTTCTCGATGGGCTATTCTTGGGGTGGATTTGAAAGCCTTATTCTCGCCAATGAACCAAAAAGTTTTGAGTCTCTACGCACCGTAGCAAACCCGAACTTCACCGGTACACTGATTCGTCTGCATATTGGTCTAGAAGATATCGACGATCTCATCGCCGACCTAGAAGCCGGACTAGCACGCTACAACGCACTCATCACCGAAAAACAAACCACCTAA
- a CDS encoding TRAP transporter permease, translating to MTANKWYTLSDVLVKMAALAAICLSIFQIYQGISAQISAPVFRPIHLSWVMCLVFVTHPLWGNQQGWQGIASRLIDLGFCIAAIWATWRIASFDYDDIMFLIEGINQVDQLAGCITIVLLLEATRRTVGMVMVAIAVIFLLYAMFGNLLPSQVASNGFSLQEIIRFHIFSTNGVYGAPLAIAAGVVFIFVLFGAFLQVTGAGNFFIDGAFAVAGKYRGGPAKASVVASAALGSISGSAIANTVTTGSLTIPMMKKLGYKSEQAAGIEAAASTGGQIMPPVMGAGAFVMAQFTGIAYSEILLVSIAPAILYFACTLLYVHIMACKLGLKGLDSIESLKSVMHKGWHYLVPLVMITTLLLMSYSPVLVGIAGCAAIIVASLLRPHSRISLGQFFEGLKQGALLALPISIACATAGIVVGVVGQTGIGLQFTQFLIALSGGQLFMVLILIAIAAIVLGMGLPVTAAYIVLSIMAVPTLLDFGVSLLAAHLVVFWLSQTSNVTPPIALAAFAGAGIAKCSPMRAAVQAFKLAQGFFLIPAMMIFSGLIWTGEQPLEFALAIVETIVLIIAFAGAIEGFLFARLNPIERIILMAVALSVLTGSLLINIVGLVILLILLAKNRKTAQLVHAS from the coding sequence ATGACAGCAAACAAGTGGTATACGTTGTCTGATGTTTTAGTCAAGATGGCTGCACTCGCGGCCATCTGCCTATCCATCTTTCAAATCTATCAGGGAATCAGCGCCCAAATCTCTGCCCCAGTATTCCGTCCAATACATTTAAGTTGGGTGATGTGCTTGGTGTTTGTCACTCACCCTTTATGGGGCAATCAACAAGGTTGGCAAGGTATCGCATCAAGGTTAATCGACCTTGGTTTCTGTATCGCTGCCATTTGGGCAACTTGGCGTATCGCGTCATTCGATTATGACGACATTATGTTTCTGATCGAAGGCATCAACCAAGTTGACCAACTTGCCGGTTGTATTACCATCGTGTTGCTGCTTGAAGCCACCCGTCGGACTGTCGGCATGGTCATGGTCGCCATTGCGGTCATTTTCCTGCTCTATGCCATGTTTGGAAACCTGCTGCCGAGCCAAGTTGCCAGTAACGGATTCTCGCTACAGGAGATCATTCGATTTCATATCTTTTCCACCAACGGAGTCTATGGCGCACCGCTTGCCATTGCAGCCGGGGTGGTGTTTATTTTTGTTTTATTTGGTGCCTTTCTACAAGTCACGGGAGCAGGTAATTTCTTCATTGATGGCGCCTTTGCTGTTGCGGGCAAATACCGTGGTGGACCGGCCAAAGCGAGCGTCGTTGCGTCGGCTGCATTGGGCTCCATTTCTGGCTCAGCCATTGCCAACACAGTAACCACGGGGTCACTGACTATTCCGATGATGAAAAAGCTCGGTTATAAGTCCGAGCAAGCCGCAGGAATCGAAGCGGCTGCATCAACCGGAGGACAAATTATGCCTCCTGTGATGGGAGCTGGTGCTTTTGTAATGGCACAATTTACTGGCATTGCCTATAGCGAGATCTTGTTAGTGTCGATTGCACCCGCCATCTTGTATTTCGCCTGCACACTACTTTATGTCCATATTATGGCCTGCAAACTCGGACTCAAAGGGCTCGATAGCATTGAGAGCTTAAAATCGGTAATGCATAAAGGTTGGCACTATCTGGTGCCTTTAGTGATGATCACCACACTATTGCTGATGAGTTATTCCCCAGTGCTGGTGGGTATTGCCGGATGTGCAGCGATTATTGTGGCTTCATTACTCAGACCACACAGTCGAATCTCACTGGGTCAGTTTTTTGAAGGGCTAAAGCAAGGAGCGCTGCTCGCTCTCCCCATATCAATCGCTTGTGCCACCGCTGGTATCGTTGTCGGTGTCGTCGGACAAACCGGAATCGGTTTGCAGTTCACTCAGTTCTTAATTGCACTGTCGGGTGGACAACTATTTATGGTTCTGATCCTCATCGCCATCGCCGCCATTGTATTAGGAATGGGATTACCGGTTACCGCAGCGTATATTGTGTTGTCGATCATGGCGGTTCCCACCCTACTCGACTTTGGGGTTTCACTGCTTGCTGCTCATCTCGTGGTTTTTTGGTTGTCGCAAACGTCCAATGTTACCCCGCCCATCGCCCTTGCGGCATTTGCTGGTGCAGGGATAGCAAAATGTTCGCCAATGCGCGCGGCGGTGCAGGCTTTCAAATTGGCGCAAGGTTTCTTCTTGATCCCCGCTATGATGATTTTCTCCGGATTAATCTGGACGGGCGAGCAACCATTGGAATTTGCGTTAGCAATAGTGGAGACCATTGTGTTAATTATCGCCTTTGCTGGCGCTATTGAAGGGTTTTTATTCGCGCGGCTGAACCCTATCGAGCGAATCATCTTAATGGCTGTGGCACTGAGTGTACTGACTGGCTCGCTGCTTATTAATATCGTCGGACTGGTCATTCTGCTTATACTGCTGGCAAAAAACCGTAAAACTGCCCAACTGGTTCATGCTAGTTAA